One Carassius carassius chromosome 20, fCarCar2.1, whole genome shotgun sequence DNA segment encodes these proteins:
- the dnajc1 gene encoding dnaJ homolog subfamily C member 1, protein MSLPEILTLVLFSGLIGIQPLPTLAWDADLELFDLVEEIPQTFYEFLSVNQDASSSEIRKAYRKLSLTIHPDKNKDENAENQFRKLVAIYEVLKDEERRQRYDDILVNGLPDWRQPVFYYRRVRKMSNGELGFLLFLILTVGHYAVIWSIYLEKQLDELLSRKKREKKKKQSSKITDEIKSLAQDKNERSDRPHWHDILPLKLSIWLYYSVKSLPHIIQDVKQYYKDYKEMKVKEKEEAEALAEQEMQQKEKRPKVKKPKVEFPVYEPSTNAAFVPVYDQGTSIEDIEDQMDDWLEDKKQQKKKAQEWTDEDLSQLSRCMAKFPGGTPGRWEKIAHELGRSVTEVTTKVKQVKDSVTNTSGLVKFSELKGGAVMGKSSRAVTVPDSLMTQREEPLEQQPEDSAEPAGAEDSESKALRRRTKKSVVGSAGAAEERVKGHRQRDFDPTAVDDDSEDEKKPSASREKPSAAEDVWTQNQQKLLELALQQYPRGTTERWDKIAKVVPGKTKEECMSRYKLLAELILKRKQAKS, encoded by the exons ATGTCTTTGCCCGAGATCCTTACGTTAGTGTTGTTCTCCGGGCTGATCGGTATTCAGCCTTTGCCAACATTAGCATGGGACGCAGACCTGGAGCTTTTCGACCTAGTGGAGGAAATCCCCCAAACCTTCTATGAGTTCTTGTCGGTTAATCAG GATGCATCCTCATCTGAGATCAGGAAGGCATATAGAAAGCTCTCTCTTACAATACACCCTGataaaaacaaagatgaaaatgCTGAAAACCAGTTTCGGAAG TTAGTTGCCATCTACGAAGTCCTCAAGGATGAGGAAAGAAGACAAAG ATATGATGACATCCTGGTTAATGGGCTGCCGGACTGGAGGCAGCCTGTCTTCTACTATCGGCGTGTTAGGAAGATGAGTAATGGAGAGTTGggcttcctcctcttcctcattctGACAGTGGGTCACTATGCAGTTATATGGTCCATCTACCTTGAGAAGCAGTTG GATGAACTTCTGAGCAGAAAGAAGAGGGAGAAGAAAAAGAAGCAAAGCAGTAAGATAACAGATGAGATTAAGTCCTTGGCACAGGACAAAAATGAAAG atctgACAGGCCACACTGGCATGACATTTTGCCTCTCAAATTAAGCATCTGGTTGTACTATTCAGTGAAGTCTCTCCCTCATATCATACAG gaTGTGAAGCAGTATTATAAAGATTATAAGGAAAtgaaagtaaaagaaaaagaagaggcAGAAGCTCTGGCAGAACAGGAAATGCAGCAGA AAGAAAAACGGCCCAAGGTGAAGAAACCTAAAGTGGAGTTTCCAGTCTATGAACCCAGTACAAATGCTGCTTTTGTGCCAGTTTATGATCAGGGAACATCTATTGAAGATATTGAGGATCAGATGGATGACTGGTTAGAAGACAAAAAACAGCAGAAGAAGAAA GCTCAAGAGTGGACGGACGAGGATCTCAGCCAGCTCTCTCGCTGCATGGCCAAGTTTCCAGGAGGAACACCAGGCCGGTGGGAGAAGATTGCTCATGAGTTAGGCAGATCAGTGACCGAG GTGACCACAAAGGTGAAGCAAGTCAAAGACTCTGTCACCAATACATCAG GATTGGTGAAGTTTTCTGAGCTGAAGGGTGGTGCAGTGATGGGAAAGAGTTCTAGAGCAGTCACAGTGCCGGACAGTCTGATGACCCAGCGAGAGGAGCCCCTGGAGCAGCAGCCGGAGGATTCAGCAGAACCTGCTGGGGCAGAGGACTCTGAGAGCAAAGCGCTCCGAAGACGGACAAAGAAGTCTGTGGTCGGGAGCGCTGGAGCAGCGGAGGAGAGAGTGAAAGGACACCGACAAAGAGACTTCGACCCCACAGCTGTAGATGATGACAGTGAAGATGAGAAGAAACCATCAGCCTCCAGAGAAAAACCCAGTGCTGCTGAAGATGTCTGGACACAGAACCAGCAGAAGCTCTTGGAGCTGGCCTTACAGCAATACCCACGGGGCACCACTGAACGCTGGGACAAGATTGCTAAGGTGGTGCCTGGAAAAACCAAG GAGGAGTGCATGTCCCGTTATAAACTGTTGGCGGAGCTGATTCTGAAACGGAAGCAGGCCAAGagctga